A window from Listeria seeligeri serovar 1/2b str. SLCC3954 encodes these proteins:
- a CDS encoding MurR/RpiR family transcriptional regulator, with product MLFLDKNLELNDTELDIYNYIVANLDKVVYMRIRDLATEAHVSTTTILRFCRKFGCNGFSEFRVKLQLYLEEQKLAQIDMADETTYIDFLKRTAQPEFKAQIQNAVRILRDRELVLFAGVGSSGVIAEYGAIYFSSLFTLALHIEDPLNHPFYHLSSKLSDKICMIAISVEGENEDIIRYIHQLKAQNCKVISITNSAKSTIARLSDANIAYYINKEMYQEANITSQLPALYTIENIAREIRTQIDNEKS from the coding sequence ATGCTTTTTTTGGATAAAAATTTAGAATTAAATGATACGGAATTAGATATTTATAATTATATTGTGGCGAATTTAGATAAAGTCGTCTATATGCGAATTCGGGATTTGGCGACCGAAGCACATGTAAGTACAACAACCATTCTGCGGTTTTGTCGGAAATTTGGCTGTAATGGTTTTTCGGAATTCCGGGTCAAATTGCAACTTTATTTAGAGGAACAAAAATTGGCGCAAATTGATATGGCGGATGAAACGACCTATATTGATTTTTTAAAGCGAACCGCGCAACCAGAATTTAAAGCGCAAATTCAAAATGCCGTCCGAATTCTTCGCGACCGGGAACTGGTATTATTCGCAGGAGTTGGTTCTTCGGGTGTAATCGCTGAATATGGTGCGATTTATTTTTCGTCATTATTTACGTTAGCGCTCCATATTGAAGACCCGCTGAACCACCCGTTTTACCATTTATCAAGTAAATTATCGGACAAAATTTGTATGATTGCAATATCGGTTGAAGGGGAAAATGAAGATATTATTCGTTACATTCACCAACTGAAAGCGCAAAATTGTAAAGTAATTTCGATTACAAATAGCGCCAAATCAACTATCGCTAGACTTTCTGATGCGAATATCGCTTACTACATTAATAAAGAAATGTATCAAGAGGCCAATATCACTTCTCAATTACCAGCTCTTTATACGATTGAAAATATTGCCCGGGAAATAAGAACACAAATTGACAATGAAAAGAGCTAA
- a CDS encoding SulP family inorganic anion transporter, translating to MFKHIFLSLNGYKASYLRNDVISGVGVAALTIPVAMGYAQVAGLPPIYGLYASFLPVIAYVIFASSPQLIFGIDATASAITGSIILGTAGLTAGSKEAIALAPVLAFFCAIFLILFSILKLGRFAKYISAPVLSGFISGLSVSIIMGQIPKIMGLKESGDSFFSSLGIIFGQFFQSNWLSLAMGVVTIIIVISCKKLIPKVPMSLVVLIIGTMAAYFFKLDQYNVDIVGKIPVGFPSLGLPDFAASSWTLAIGGGLVCAIATFAGSLLPSESFAMRNKYTIDDNRELFAYGASNFVAAFSGSPPASASVSRTAANEQFRGKTQMVSIVAATIIALIVAFLSGLLYYMPQPVLSGIVFAALVGIIDVDVLKGLFKISRREATVWIVAAVGTLLVGVIFGVLLGIVLSFINVVSRSMQSPVAVLGVIEGRHGYFDLKRNPEAKPIPNIVIYRYSASLFFGNFGKFADGLKTAIQDDTKLVIFESSAIINIDTTSTESLKDLLKWLDEKGIEYYFADIIDHLKTSFRKHDLGFIIDEGYTKKTVEDALDDFYRKK from the coding sequence ATGTTTAAACACATCTTTCTTTCCTTAAATGGGTACAAAGCCTCCTATTTAAGAAATGATGTTATATCAGGTGTTGGCGTTGCAGCACTTACTATCCCCGTGGCCATGGGGTATGCACAAGTTGCAGGCTTGCCACCTATTTATGGACTATATGCGTCCTTTTTACCTGTTATTGCATATGTTATTTTTGCTAGTTCGCCGCAATTAATCTTTGGGATTGATGCTACAGCAAGCGCCATTACTGGTTCAATTATTTTAGGAACAGCTGGACTTACTGCCGGTTCCAAAGAAGCCATCGCTCTTGCGCCTGTTCTCGCATTCTTCTGTGCCATATTTTTAATACTCTTTTCAATCTTAAAATTAGGCCGTTTTGCTAAGTATATTTCAGCCCCAGTCCTCAGTGGTTTTATTTCAGGGCTTAGTGTCTCCATTATTATGGGTCAAATTCCAAAAATTATGGGACTGAAAGAAAGTGGCGATAGTTTTTTCTCAAGCCTTGGAATTATTTTTGGTCAGTTTTTCCAGTCAAATTGGCTTTCACTTGCAATGGGTGTCGTGACGATTATTATTGTTATCAGTTGTAAAAAATTAATTCCGAAAGTTCCGATGTCGTTAGTTGTTTTAATTATTGGGACGATGGCAGCATATTTCTTTAAACTTGATCAATATAATGTCGATATTGTAGGTAAAATACCTGTTGGATTCCCTTCCCTTGGACTTCCTGATTTTGCCGCAAGTTCGTGGACTTTAGCGATTGGTGGTGGATTAGTTTGTGCCATTGCTACATTTGCAGGTTCGCTTTTACCGAGTGAAAGTTTTGCGATGCGTAATAAGTACACGATTGATGATAACCGGGAGCTATTTGCTTACGGGGCGTCTAATTTTGTCGCCGCTTTTTCCGGTAGTCCTCCAGCAAGTGCCAGCGTATCAAGAACGGCTGCTAATGAACAATTCCGCGGGAAAACACAAATGGTTTCCATCGTGGCGGCCACTATTATTGCACTTATCGTAGCATTTTTAAGTGGATTACTTTATTACATGCCACAACCTGTTTTATCTGGTATCGTGTTTGCTGCCCTTGTCGGCATTATTGATGTGGATGTTTTGAAAGGATTGTTCAAGATTTCTCGTCGTGAAGCAACTGTTTGGATTGTAGCTGCTGTTGGAACACTTTTAGTTGGCGTTATTTTCGGCGTATTACTTGGAATCGTCTTATCTTTCATTAACGTCGTAAGTCGCTCGATGCAATCGCCCGTCGCTGTTCTTGGTGTCATTGAAGGTCGACACGGTTACTTCGATTTAAAGCGCAATCCAGAAGCAAAACCAATTCCAAATATCGTTATTTATCGTTATAGCGCTTCCCTTTTCTTTGGAAACTTTGGAAAATTCGCTGACGGTTTAAAAACGGCTATCCAGGACGATACGAAATTGGTTATTTTTGAATCTAGCGCAATTATCAACATTGATACAACCTCCACTGAATCGCTTAAAGACCTGCTTAAATGGCTTGATGAAAAAGGCATCGAATACTACTTTGCCGACATAATCGACCACTTGAAAACAAGTTTTAGAAAGCACGATCTTGGCTTTATTATTGATGAAGGTTATACGAAGAAAACTGTAGAAGATGCACTTGATGATTTTTATCGTAAAAAATAA